GTTGCTCGCGCTGGGGCTGGCCATGGACGCCACGGCGGTGTCCATCGCGAGTGCCCTCGCGGCTCCGCGTGTCCGGGCGCGAGACGCCCTGCTGCTCGCCTTCCTGTTCGGCCTCTTCCAGGCCCTCATGCCCGTCATCGGCTGGGCGTTGGGCTCGCAGTTCGCGGACACCATCTCCGCCTGGGACCACTGGCTCGCCTTCGTGCTGCTCGGGGGCATCGGGGGGAAGATGATCCACGAGGCCATCACCCACCATCATCCAGGGGTGCCCGACGCGCCGAAGCCGGACGCACCGCCCTCGGGGCGCAACCCGTTCCAGCTGGGAACACTCACCCTCATGGCGCTGGCCACCAGCATCGACGCACTCGCCGCGGGAATCACCCTGCCCGTGCTCGAGGTCCGCCTGGTGATGGCGGCGGCCATCATCGGCGGAGT
The sequence above is drawn from the Archangium gephyra genome and encodes:
- a CDS encoding manganese efflux pump MntP family protein, whose product is MSLLTLLLLALGLAMDATAVSIASALAAPRVRARDALLLAFLFGLFQALMPVIGWALGSQFADTISAWDHWLAFVLLGGIGGKMIHEAITHHHPGVPDAPKPDAPPSGRNPFQLGTLTLMALATSIDALAAGITLPVLEVRLVMAAAIIGGVTFALCLLGVSVGRRFGEPLEGKLDIIGGLVLIGIGTKTLIEHLSA